A stretch of the uncultured Cohaesibacter sp. genome encodes the following:
- a CDS encoding DeoR/GlpR family DNA-binding transcription regulator → MDPLIPRHSDIMEIAKRDGRVDVDGLAAHFDVTPQTIRKDLNILCDHDLLDRVHGGAIYKSGVSNYAYTARRSHAAMEKAAIGKAAAQLIPDNASLILNIGTTTEQVAEALVRHDGLMVITNNINVANILHNGSNAEVVVAGGMLRKSDGGLVGEATVDFIKQFKVDFAVIGVSSIESDGSLLDYDYREVRIAQAILQHARKRILVSDSMKYERNAPVRIGHLSDVDYFVTDRMPNEAIQTLCRDAETEIIVALPSNSETEL, encoded by the coding sequence TTGGATCCCCTCATTCCACGCCATTCTGACATTATGGAGATTGCCAAGCGCGATGGCCGTGTCGATGTCGACGGACTGGCGGCACATTTCGATGTGACCCCGCAGACCATTCGCAAGGATCTCAATATTCTGTGTGATCACGATCTACTGGATCGTGTGCATGGTGGCGCGATCTACAAATCGGGCGTTTCCAACTATGCCTATACGGCACGGCGCTCTCATGCGGCGATGGAGAAAGCTGCCATCGGCAAAGCGGCGGCCCAGTTGATCCCTGACAATGCCTCTCTCATCCTGAATATCGGCACGACCACCGAGCAAGTGGCTGAAGCACTTGTGCGCCACGACGGCTTGATGGTCATCACCAACAACATCAATGTCGCCAACATCCTGCATAACGGTTCAAATGCCGAGGTGGTGGTGGCCGGTGGCATGTTGCGCAAGTCCGATGGCGGGCTTGTGGGTGAAGCAACCGTCGATTTCATCAAGCAATTCAAAGTCGATTTCGCGGTGATCGGCGTCTCTTCGATCGAGAGCGACGGATCGCTCCTCGACTATGATTACCGCGAGGTGCGGATCGCGCAGGCAATCCTGCAACATGCCCGCAAACGCATACTGGTCAGTGACTCGATGAAATATGAACGCAACGCCCCCGTGCGTATCGGTCATCTGTCCGATGTCGACTATTTCGTAACCGACCGGATGCCCAACGAGGCCATCCAGACGCTTTGTCGCGACGCAGAGACCGAAATCATCGTCGCCCTCCCCTCGAACAGCGAGACAGAATTATGA